The following coding sequences lie in one Candidatus Planktophila sulfonica genomic window:
- a CDS encoding sec-independent translocase, giving the protein MFFDFGAGEIIGLAILAMILVGPERLPNFAVDAAKFIKRARQMATNATDELKGNLGPGFEDLKPTDLSPKKFIQKQLAGVMDDEPTSSTSKKSSKIDPDLL; this is encoded by the coding sequence ATGTTCTTTGACTTCGGAGCCGGCGAAATTATAGGCCTTGCGATTCTCGCAATGATCTTGGTGGGACCAGAACGTCTTCCTAACTTTGCTGTTGATGCCGCTAAATTTATTAAGCGTGCACGTCAGATGGCGACTAACGCTACCGATGAACTCAAAGGCAACCTTGGCCCTGGTTTTGAAGATCTCAAGCCAACAGATTTAAGTCCAAAGAAATTTATCCAGAAGCAACTCGCTGGCGTTATGGATGATGAGCCAACGTCATCGACCTCAAAAAAATCTTCCAAAATTGATCCCGATCTTCTATGA
- a CDS encoding DUF1003 domain-containing protein, with translation MARNFGLDTPRETRRSLRGNIDPETFGRLSERFARFLGTARFLVYMTAFVFSWVLWNTLAPKDIRFDTYPFIFLTLILSLQASYAAPLILLAQNRQADRDRIALNEDRAQNARSIADTEYLTRELASLRIALGDVATRDYMRNELGDLAKEIVEELRKPESDAK, from the coding sequence ATGGCACGCAACTTTGGTTTGGATACTCCGCGCGAGACTCGTCGTTCGCTCCGAGGAAATATCGACCCAGAAACTTTTGGCCGTCTCTCTGAGCGCTTCGCACGTTTCTTAGGTACAGCGCGGTTCTTGGTTTATATGACAGCCTTTGTCTTCAGTTGGGTCTTGTGGAATACCTTGGCGCCAAAAGATATTCGCTTCGATACTTATCCATTTATCTTTCTGACTTTGATTCTTTCACTTCAAGCTTCCTATGCAGCGCCGCTCATCTTGCTTGCGCAGAATCGCCAAGCAGACCGTGATCGCATTGCGCTCAATGAAGATCGCGCTCAGAATGCTCGCAGCATTGCAGATACTGAATATCTCACTCGTGAGTTAGCAAGTCTTCGTATTGCTTTGGGTGATGTTGCTACTCGCGATTACATGCGTAATGAATTAGGCGATCTTGCAAAAGAGATTGTTGAAGAGTTACGCAAGCCCGAGTCTGACGCCAAGTAA
- a CDS encoding Mrp/NBP35 family ATP-binding protein, with translation MTTLELVHAALATVQDPELHRALPELGMVKAVEISGTTAKLEILLTISGCPMKDRLQKDIDAAVKAVDGITAVEINFGVMDEEQRANIKKLLRNGRESFISFAQKDSLTRVIGVASGKGGVGKSSLTANLAVASAQKGLRVGILDADVYGHSIPRLMGLIGQRPTAIDQMFIPLESFGVKTVSMEMFKPERSDAIAYRGPLLHRVLEQLLSDAYWGDLDLLYIDLPPGTGDLAISLGQLVPSSEIVVVTTPQIAAAEVAERAGRIAHQIHQRVIGVIENMSAYPCAKCGELTSLFGEGGGEETSRRLSQLVGADVPLLGKIPFSPDLREGGDAGAPVVVSAPESPSAKAIEAIVSQLIVREKSLLGVRLGLA, from the coding sequence ATGACAACTCTTGAATTAGTTCACGCAGCACTTGCCACCGTCCAAGATCCTGAACTCCATCGCGCCCTTCCTGAACTTGGCATGGTCAAGGCAGTTGAAATTTCAGGTACTACTGCAAAGCTAGAAATCCTCTTAACGATCTCAGGCTGTCCTATGAAGGATCGACTTCAGAAAGATATCGATGCTGCAGTAAAAGCAGTTGATGGAATCACTGCCGTTGAAATCAACTTTGGCGTGATGGATGAAGAGCAACGTGCCAACATTAAAAAGCTTCTTCGCAATGGACGCGAAAGCTTTATCTCATTCGCTCAAAAGGATTCACTTACTCGCGTTATTGGTGTTGCATCCGGTAAAGGTGGCGTTGGAAAGTCTTCACTGACTGCCAATTTGGCAGTTGCATCTGCGCAAAAGGGTTTACGTGTCGGCATTCTTGATGCAGATGTCTACGGCCACTCAATCCCTCGATTGATGGGGCTTATTGGACAGAGACCCACAGCTATCGATCAAATGTTTATCCCTCTCGAATCTTTCGGCGTGAAGACAGTCTCTATGGAGATGTTTAAGCCTGAACGCTCTGATGCAATCGCATACCGCGGACCACTTCTGCACCGCGTTCTCGAGCAGTTGCTCTCCGATGCTTACTGGGGAGATCTCGACCTTCTCTACATCGACCTTCCACCAGGTACCGGAGATCTTGCAATCTCATTGGGACAGCTCGTTCCTTCCTCTGAAATCGTTGTAGTAACAACCCCGCAAATTGCAGCAGCTGAAGTTGCAGAACGTGCCGGTCGCATTGCTCACCAAATTCATCAACGCGTTATTGGCGTAATCGAAAATATGTCTGCCTACCCATGTGCAAAGTGCGGAGAACTCACATCGCTCTTCGGCGAAGGCGGCGGAGAAGAAACTTCTCGTCGCCTTTCACAGTTGGTTGGCGCAGATGTTCCACTGCTTGGAAAGATTCCATTTAGCCCAGATCTTCGCGAAGGTGGAGATGCTGGTGCTCCAGTAGTTGTGTCAGCTCCTGAAAGCCCAAGTGCCAAGGCAATTGAAGCAATTGTTTCTCAGTTGATTGTGCGCGAGAAGTCTTTACTTGGCGTCAGACTCGGGCTTGCGTAA
- a CDS encoding MarC family protein, which yields MNSLGAVTFATQAFVTLFVIMDPPGATPIFLGLVGDKTPRERVRLAWQAAGVSLFVIATFALFGQLILEYMNVSIEALQAAGGLLLLYVALQLLTGNKNTGTENSSDNIGMVPLGTPLLAGPGAIVATMIYVQKADTTTQIIGLVIAILAVHLIIGTVLMASTKIVGLIKDSGVTLLASIAGLLLAAIAVQMLANAIKAFAAA from the coding sequence ATGAATTCACTAGGAGCAGTTACCTTTGCTACTCAAGCTTTTGTCACCCTTTTTGTCATTATGGATCCACCGGGCGCAACACCAATCTTCTTAGGGCTAGTCGGAGATAAAACTCCGCGCGAGCGAGTACGCCTTGCATGGCAGGCAGCAGGTGTTTCACTCTTCGTTATCGCCACATTCGCACTCTTTGGGCAATTGATCTTGGAGTATATGAATGTATCAATCGAAGCCTTACAGGCAGCTGGCGGGCTTTTGCTGCTCTATGTGGCTCTTCAACTGCTTACCGGAAATAAGAACACCGGCACAGAAAATTCGAGCGATAACATCGGAATGGTTCCGCTGGGCACACCGCTCCTTGCAGGCCCTGGTGCCATTGTTGCCACAATGATTTATGTGCAGAAGGCAGATACAACAACTCAGATTATCGGACTCGTAATCGCCATCTTGGCTGTTCACTTGATTATCGGCACCGTATTGATGGCATCAACAAAGATTGTTGGTTTAATTAAGGATTCAGGCGTCACGCTTCTTGCAAGTATTGCCGGACTCTTGCTGGCAGCAATTGCTGTACAGATGCTCGCAAATGCAATTAAAGCTTTTGCGGCTGCTTAA
- a CDS encoding magnesium transporter MgtE N-terminal domain-containing protein translates to MSGNNINRIFLARLAGTAVFDPNGDPVGKVRDAVATLRSNNQSPRILGLVVEVPLRRRVFVPITRVTSIESGGVVITGLLNMRRFETRAGEMLVLGDLLDRTITLLENNEDVLVEDMGMEQNRTGDWLITRVHIMRKGRGLRRKGATSTVAWEEVTGFAQHESNQGVSNLLSTLSNLRAADLAAVIQDLAPKRRVEVARALDDERLADVLEEMDESERVALLAELEGERAADVLEEMDPDDAADLLREIGEERAQELIGLMDPEDAEDVLRLMTYEDYSAGGMMTTEPIVMSADYTVADALAAVRQSEISPALASQVFIARQPLETPTGRFIGMVHYQRLLREPPSTLLGSIVDTNTQGVNPDASLHAVSSYLASYNLLSLPVIDANDRLLGAVTVDDVLDHLLPENWRHDHRDSAATTAALESIDTNFAENFTEEV, encoded by the coding sequence ATGAGCGGAAATAACATCAATCGAATATTTCTCGCCCGTCTTGCCGGAACTGCTGTTTTCGACCCTAATGGGGATCCTGTTGGCAAGGTGCGCGATGCTGTCGCGACCCTTCGTTCCAATAATCAATCTCCACGCATCCTGGGACTTGTCGTTGAAGTACCTCTACGTCGACGTGTTTTTGTTCCCATCACTCGTGTAACTTCGATTGAATCAGGTGGCGTAGTAATTACCGGGCTTCTTAATATGCGCCGATTTGAAACTCGCGCTGGAGAAATGCTGGTTCTTGGCGATCTGCTTGACCGCACAATTACTCTCCTTGAAAACAATGAAGATGTTCTTGTTGAAGATATGGGCATGGAGCAAAATCGCACTGGAGATTGGCTCATCACTCGCGTTCACATCATGCGCAAGGGACGCGGTCTTCGTCGCAAGGGTGCAACTTCAACAGTTGCATGGGAAGAAGTCACTGGGTTTGCTCAACACGAATCTAACCAAGGCGTCTCTAACTTACTTTCAACTCTCTCTAATCTTCGTGCAGCCGACCTTGCAGCGGTAATTCAAGATCTCGCCCCTAAGCGTCGCGTTGAAGTTGCTCGCGCACTCGATGACGAGCGTCTTGCCGATGTTCTTGAAGAGATGGATGAATCAGAACGCGTTGCTCTCCTTGCAGAACTCGAAGGCGAACGCGCAGCTGACGTTCTCGAAGAGATGGATCCTGATGATGCTGCCGACTTGCTCCGCGAAATTGGAGAAGAGCGCGCTCAAGAACTTATTGGTTTGATGGATCCGGAAGATGCTGAAGATGTATTGCGCCTGATGACATATGAGGATTACTCAGCCGGTGGAATGATGACGACCGAACCAATCGTGATGTCCGCTGATTACACAGTTGCTGATGCTCTCGCTGCTGTGCGCCAGAGTGAAATTTCACCAGCGCTAGCTTCGCAGGTATTTATCGCGCGCCAACCGCTCGAAACTCCAACTGGTCGATTTATCGGAATGGTTCATTACCAGCGCTTATTACGCGAACCGCCTTCAACTCTGCTGGGCTCGATTGTTGATACCAATACGCAAGGCGTAAATCCCGACGCATCCCTGCATGCAGTTTCGTCATACTTAGCTAGCTACAACTTACTTTCACTGCCAGTTATCGACGCCAATGACCGCCTCTTGGGCGCAGTTACTGTCGATGACGTGCTCGATCACTTGTTGCCCGAAAACTGGCGTCATGACCACCGAGATTCTGCAGCAACAACTGCAGCCCTTGAAAGTATCGATACAAACTTCGCAGAGAATTTCACCGAGGAGGTGTAA
- the mshB gene encoding N-acetyl-1-D-myo-inositol-2-amino-2-deoxy-alpha-D-glucopyranoside deacetylase, whose translation MLNSYKGYRMLLVHAHPDDETINNGSTMALYAALGAEVTLVTCTRGEEGEVLVPDLAHLAAHATDSLGDHRVQELAVAMKALGISDHRFLGGDTKKYRDSGMMGTEPNNRPDVFWQADLERASDDLVAIIDEVKPHVMITYDEIGGYGHPDHIQAHRVAMRASEKSHWDIEKIYWNVMPRSVIQEGIDAMKEVGSDFFGAEKAEDLPFAKDDSFVHAMVDGNAYVEQKMDAMRAHATQIEVDGPFFALSNNLGLQVWGNEYYTLVKGEKTEPFDSKGYEQDLFAGVDITR comes from the coding sequence ATGCTCAATAGTTACAAGGGTTATCGCATGCTGCTCGTGCATGCTCATCCCGACGACGAAACTATTAACAATGGAAGCACTATGGCGTTGTATGCAGCTCTTGGCGCTGAAGTCACGCTGGTTACATGTACACGTGGTGAAGAAGGTGAAGTCCTAGTTCCCGATCTTGCACATTTAGCTGCACATGCAACTGATTCACTTGGCGATCATCGCGTTCAAGAGCTAGCTGTTGCTATGAAAGCGCTCGGAATTTCGGATCACCGTTTCCTTGGCGGCGATACAAAAAAGTATCGAGACAGCGGAATGATGGGTACAGAACCAAATAATCGCCCCGATGTTTTCTGGCAGGCAGATCTTGAGAGAGCCTCAGATGATTTAGTTGCAATCATTGACGAGGTTAAGCCTCATGTGATGATCACGTATGACGAAATTGGCGGATATGGCCACCCAGATCACATTCAAGCCCATCGCGTTGCCATGCGAGCATCAGAGAAGTCACATTGGGATATTGAGAAGATTTATTGGAACGTCATGCCAAGGTCCGTTATTCAAGAGGGCATTGATGCGATGAAGGAAGTCGGTTCTGATTTCTTTGGTGCCGAAAAGGCAGAAGACCTTCCATTTGCTAAAGATGATTCATTCGTTCATGCCATGGTTGATGGAAACGCATATGTCGAGCAGAAGATGGATGCAATGCGCGCACATGCAACACAGATCGAAGTCGATGGCCCATTTTTTGCGCTCTCGAACAATTTGGGTTTACAGGTGTGGGGCAATGAGTATTACACCTTGGTGAAGGGCGAGAAAACCGAACCTTTTGATAGCAAGGGCTACGAGCAAGATCTCTTTGCGGGCGTAGATATCACTCGATGA
- a CDS encoding PHP domain-containing protein, which yields MIDLHTHTTCSDGTDSPFSLVKKALAAGITTLAITDHDSTAGWAEAVTAIQPQIELVLGAEVSCLTTDGISVHMLGLLFDGEDREMQQMLADSRDTRLPRMRKMVELLSADGINISLDDVYRATPEGATVGRPHLADALVANGVVASRDEAFLDLLNNDSKYYVTHAAPTPEDAIRTIRKAGGVAVIAHPFASRRGQTITASTFADLVAAGLNGIEVHHRDQNAQEQETLIAIARELSLVTTGSSDYHGTGKLNGLAENTTHQAQWEQLESLANARRVVKK from the coding sequence ATGATTGATCTCCATACCCACACCACCTGTAGCGATGGAACAGATTCACCTTTTTCTCTGGTGAAGAAGGCTCTAGCTGCAGGCATTACAACGCTAGCTATTACAGATCACGATTCGACTGCAGGGTGGGCGGAAGCAGTTACTGCGATTCAACCTCAGATTGAACTTGTCTTAGGCGCAGAGGTTTCCTGCCTCACAACAGATGGAATCAGCGTTCATATGCTTGGCCTGCTCTTTGATGGTGAAGATCGCGAAATGCAACAGATGCTCGCAGATTCACGAGATACCCGCCTGCCTCGCATGCGCAAAATGGTAGAGCTCTTGAGCGCAGACGGAATCAATATCTCACTCGATGACGTTTATCGCGCAACACCTGAGGGCGCCACAGTTGGACGTCCTCATTTAGCCGATGCCTTAGTTGCTAACGGAGTTGTCGCTAGCCGCGATGAAGCTTTCTTAGATTTACTCAACAATGATTCTAAATACTATGTAACGCACGCTGCGCCTACACCAGAGGATGCGATCCGAACCATCCGTAAAGCTGGGGGAGTAGCAGTCATCGCTCATCCATTTGCTTCTCGCCGTGGCCAAACCATCACCGCATCCACATTTGCAGATTTAGTTGCTGCAGGACTTAATGGAATTGAAGTTCACCACAGAGATCAGAACGCGCAAGAGCAAGAAACCCTGATTGCCATCGCACGCGAACTTTCCTTAGTTACTACTGGCTCAAGTGATTATCACGGCACTGGAAAATTAAATGGTTTAGCGGAAAACACCACACATCAGGCACAATGGGAACAGTTAGAGTCACTTGCTAATGCACGAAGGGTTGTTAAGAAATGA
- a CDS encoding DMT family transporter, which yields MSEVQRATVHNHTELPARPDLIRLIIGIFGIGSSGPLIALSTMPVPTLIFWRNLGGSLMTLPFALRHKLDRTGAKWAVLAGVVLAVHFVGFFLSMRMTSVTAGTAIVATQPIFAAFFVKLTGGHIPTKAWFGMLISFSGVLLVTGIDLQLDRRSFMGDLAALISGALAAAYMLIGSRAQQTLATTSYTTICYFVCAMTALPMALLSGYPIFGFVAKEWWVLIGLILGAQILGHTMFNITLKRVSPAVVSMIVFFEVPVAAILAMAFDIGKQPTLMIIPGVILILGGCILVVLRTRPESVVVDE from the coding sequence ATGTCTGAGGTCCAGAGAGCAACGGTTCATAATCACACTGAACTGCCCGCACGACCTGACCTCATCCGCCTCATTATCGGAATATTTGGCATTGGATCTTCAGGACCGCTCATTGCACTAAGCACCATGCCTGTCCCGACCTTAATTTTCTGGCGCAATCTCGGCGGATCGCTAATGACTCTGCCCTTTGCGCTTCGACATAAACTCGATCGCACTGGCGCGAAGTGGGCGGTTTTGGCTGGCGTCGTCCTTGCTGTGCACTTTGTTGGGTTCTTCCTCTCGATGCGCATGACAAGCGTTACTGCCGGAACTGCCATCGTTGCTACTCAACCAATCTTTGCTGCATTCTTTGTAAAGCTCACGGGTGGACATATTCCGACTAAAGCTTGGTTTGGAATGTTGATCAGTTTTAGCGGCGTACTTCTCGTTACAGGTATTGATCTACAACTCGATCGTCGTTCATTTATGGGAGATCTCGCTGCGCTCATCTCCGGTGCTCTTGCCGCTGCGTACATGTTGATTGGTTCACGCGCACAGCAAACACTTGCGACAACTTCTTACACAACTATTTGCTACTTTGTTTGCGCAATGACGGCACTCCCTATGGCACTACTTTCTGGATATCCAATATTCGGCTTTGTTGCAAAAGAGTGGTGGGTTCTTATTGGGCTCATTCTGGGTGCGCAGATTCTTGGACATACGATGTTTAATATCACCTTGAAGCGCGTCTCACCCGCAGTTGTATCAATGATTGTCTTCTTTGAAGTTCCAGTGGCTGCAATTCTTGCCATGGCATTTGATATTGGAAAGCAACCAACGCTCATGATTATTCCGGGAGTTATTCTCATTCTTGGAGGATGTATTTTGGTAGTCCTGCGCACTCGTCCTGAAAGTGTGGTGGTGGACGAATGA
- a CDS encoding TetR/AcrR family transcriptional regulator, which translates to MRVMSTETASANNSRSDKSRLPRDERRAILLSAALEVFTAAGYHSAAMDEIADRANVSKPVLYQHFPSKLDLYLAVLDLHIDSLVYEIQKAISSTPDNEQRVHVTIEAYFNFIENEGEAFRLLFESDMSVEPQVRERLNRMTYDCAAAVSGVISNDTGLPKEAAMMLGVGLIGYVQVTARHWLERDSKLTRQQAMELVENLMWRGISGFPRTDS; encoded by the coding sequence ATGCGCGTAATGAGTACTGAAACTGCTTCTGCAAACAATTCGCGTTCAGATAAATCGCGCCTTCCACGCGATGAACGTCGCGCAATTCTGCTCTCTGCCGCTCTCGAAGTTTTCACTGCTGCTGGCTATCACTCTGCTGCAATGGATGAAATCGCAGATCGAGCAAATGTCAGCAAGCCCGTTCTGTATCAGCACTTCCCTTCCAAGCTAGATCTCTATCTCGCTGTTCTCGATCTTCATATCGATTCACTTGTCTATGAAATTCAAAAGGCGATCTCTTCAACTCCTGATAACGAGCAGCGAGTACATGTCACCATCGAGGCATACTTCAACTTTATTGAGAATGAAGGCGAAGCTTTCCGCCTTCTCTTTGAAAGCGATATGAGCGTCGAGCCACAAGTTCGCGAGAGACTCAACCGAATGACGTATGACTGTGCAGCCGCCGTTTCTGGAGTTATCTCAAATGACACAGGTCTTCCTAAGGAAGCGGCAATGATGCTCGGAGTCGGATTGATTGGTTATGTACAAGTAACTGCTCGCCACTGGCTCGAGCGTGATAGCAAACTCACTCGTCAGCAGGCCATGGAGCTCGTTGAGAACCTCATGTGGCGTGGAATTTCTGGATTTCCCCGCACTGACTCTTAG
- a CDS encoding DUF3107 domain-containing protein yields MSSKKSEKASKVRISITNVGSELSFDCPSTPAEIKSAVTAALTAQTPLSLQDIQGHEIIVPADKIGYVEIGEPAERRVGFGVV; encoded by the coding sequence ATGAGTTCAAAGAAATCAGAAAAAGCATCAAAGGTTCGTATCTCCATCACCAACGTTGGAAGTGAACTCTCTTTTGATTGTCCTTCGACTCCGGCTGAGATCAAGAGCGCAGTAACTGCAGCTCTCACAGCGCAGACCCCACTCTCTCTTCAAGATATTCAGGGACACGAGATCATCGTCCCTGCGGACAAGATCGGTTACGTCGAAATCGGCGAGCCAGCTGAGCGCCGCGTCGGTTTCGGCGTTGTGTAA
- a CDS encoding DEAD/DEAH box helicase, with protein MSLTFADLPLRKETIAALAEHGFTSPFPIQEMVMPIALADGDVIGQAKTGTGKTLAFGIPVIERVIAPNDSDWAGLPNQGKPQVLIVVPTRELCVQVTKDIEELSFNRGIRTLAVYGGRAFEPQIEALNNGVEIVVGTPGRLLDLYRQGQLTLKFVSRVVLDEADEMLDLGFLPDVEKIFTSTPARQQTMLFSATMPGDIIALARRFMNQPVHIRTQDNEDEGAVVSRIEQHVVRAHAMDKIEMLARILQANGRGPTIVFCRTKRTAQKTSDDLIERGFRAATIHGDLGQSAREKALNDFKAGKSDVLIATDVAARGIDIDGITHVINYQCPEDEKTYVHRIGRTARAGAHGIAVTFVDWDELARWKMIDTALVLGLPEPVETYSSSEHLYEMLNIPAGSNGRMVKARAPQAEKPKSDRTQSDRSASDRPKREKSPEVKKPAAERVKRERTRTKRISE; from the coding sequence GTGAGCCTGACTTTCGCAGACCTTCCTCTTCGTAAGGAAACAATTGCAGCTCTCGCAGAGCACGGATTTACTTCACCATTTCCAATTCAAGAGATGGTTATGCCTATCGCACTCGCTGATGGCGATGTCATTGGTCAAGCCAAGACCGGAACCGGCAAGACACTTGCTTTCGGTATTCCTGTTATTGAACGCGTTATCGCACCTAATGATTCTGATTGGGCCGGGCTTCCTAATCAAGGTAAGCCACAAGTATTAATCGTTGTTCCAACTCGCGAACTCTGCGTGCAGGTTACAAAAGATATTGAAGAGCTCTCATTTAATCGCGGTATTCGTACATTGGCTGTCTATGGTGGGCGCGCATTTGAACCTCAGATTGAAGCACTTAATAACGGAGTTGAAATTGTTGTTGGAACTCCAGGTCGCCTCCTAGATCTCTATCGCCAAGGACAGCTCACACTGAAATTTGTATCCCGCGTTGTACTTGATGAAGCAGATGAAATGCTCGATCTCGGCTTCTTGCCAGATGTAGAGAAGATCTTTACAAGCACTCCTGCACGTCAACAGACAATGCTTTTCTCAGCAACCATGCCTGGCGACATAATCGCTCTCGCACGTCGCTTTATGAATCAGCCAGTACATATCCGCACTCAAGATAATGAAGATGAGGGCGCAGTTGTTTCACGCATCGAACAACATGTAGTCCGCGCTCACGCAATGGATAAGATTGAAATGCTTGCTCGTATCTTGCAGGCTAATGGTCGCGGACCAACAATTGTTTTCTGCCGCACAAAGCGCACAGCGCAAAAGACTTCAGATGACCTCATTGAGCGCGGTTTCCGTGCAGCGACAATTCACGGTGATCTCGGTCAATCTGCTCGCGAAAAAGCGCTCAATGACTTTAAGGCAGGAAAATCAGATGTTCTGATTGCAACCGATGTTGCAGCTCGCGGTATCGATATCGATGGAATTACTCACGTTATTAACTACCAATGCCCTGAAGATGAGAAGACTTACGTGCACCGCATCGGTCGTACTGCTCGCGCTGGCGCGCACGGAATTGCAGTCACTTTCGTCGACTGGGATGAACTTGCACGTTGGAAGATGATTGATACAGCGCTCGTTCTCGGACTCCCAGAACCGGTTGAAACGTATTCATCTTCAGAGCACCTCTACGAAATGCTCAACATTCCAGCGGGCTCTAATGGTCGTATGGTCAAAGCGCGCGCTCCTCAGGCAGAGAAGCCCAAGTCTGATAGAACACAGTCTGACCGTTCTGCATCTGATCGCCCAAAGCGCGAGAAGAGTCCAGAAGTTAAGAAGCCTGCAGCAGAACGTGTGAAGCGCGAACGCACTCGCACAAAACGTATCTCTGAATAA
- the moeZ gene encoding adenylyltransferase/sulfurtransferase MoeZ — translation MKTPPLVAPGPVLTVDEVRRYSRHLIIPDVAMAGQQRLMNAKVLCVGAGGLGSPALMYLAAAGVGTLGIVEFDTVDESNLQRQIIHGQSDIGKSKALSAKEKIAEINPYVNVVLHETRLDNSNVMEIFSQYDIIVDGTDNFATRYLVNDACVLLKKPYVWGSIYRFDGQASVFWAEYGPCYRCLYPEPPPPGMVPSCAEGGVLGVLCATIGSIQTTEAIKVLTGVGEPLIGSLMVYDALEMTFRKIKVRKDPNCPLCSENATQTALLPDYEAFCGTLSDAAQEASTGSTITVQELKTKIDSKEDFYLIDVREPSEYEIVNIPTAHLIPKQGFIDGSVLASLPQDKPIVLHCKSGVRSAECLAILKSAGFADASHVSGGVIAWAKQIDTSLPVY, via the coding sequence ATGAAGACGCCTCCACTAGTCGCGCCAGGCCCAGTGCTCACCGTTGATGAAGTGCGCCGCTATAGCCGCCACTTGATCATTCCTGATGTCGCAATGGCTGGCCAGCAGCGATTGATGAATGCAAAGGTGCTCTGCGTTGGAGCAGGTGGATTGGGCTCTCCAGCACTTATGTATCTTGCTGCAGCCGGAGTCGGAACTCTCGGAATCGTTGAATTCGATACCGTCGATGAATCTAATTTGCAGCGCCAAATCATTCACGGCCAATCAGATATTGGAAAGAGCAAGGCGCTTAGCGCAAAAGAGAAAATTGCCGAGATTAACCCATATGTAAATGTCGTCTTGCACGAAACTCGTCTCGATAATTCAAATGTCATGGAGATCTTTTCTCAATACGACATCATCGTCGACGGAACAGATAATTTTGCAACTCGCTACCTCGTCAACGATGCATGCGTGCTGTTGAAGAAGCCTTATGTCTGGGGTTCGATTTATCGCTTCGATGGACAGGCGAGCGTTTTCTGGGCTGAGTACGGTCCTTGCTACCGCTGCCTCTATCCAGAACCACCACCTCCAGGAATGGTTCCAAGCTGCGCCGAAGGTGGCGTGCTTGGAGTTCTCTGCGCAACTATTGGATCAATCCAAACAACAGAAGCGATCAAGGTTCTCACCGGAGTTGGCGAACCACTTATCGGTTCACTGATGGTCTATGACGCACTTGAAATGACATTCCGAAAGATCAAAGTTCGTAAAGATCCTAACTGCCCACTCTGCAGCGAAAATGCGACTCAAACCGCACTTCTTCCTGACTATGAAGCATTCTGCGGAACACTTTCAGATGCAGCACAGGAAGCAAGCACGGGTTCAACGATTACCGTTCAAGAGCTCAAGACAAAGATTGATAGCAAAGAAGATTTCTATCTCATCGATGTTCGTGAACCTAGTGAGTACGAAATCGTCAATATTCCAACCGCGCACTTAATTCCTAAGCAAGGATTTATCGACGGAAGCGTGCTCGCATCTCTTCCGCAAGATAAGCCAATCGTTCTTCACTGCAAGAGCGGCGTTCGCTCAGCTGAGTGTCTTGCAATTCTTAAGAGCGCTGGTTTTGCTGATGCTTCACATGTTTCTGGTGGCGTCATCGCATGGGCAAAGCAGATCGATACATCTCTTCCGGTCTACTAA